The genomic interval TTCTTCTGAAACTTCTGCGACGTTCCGGTCAGGCGGCGGGGCAGGATCTTGCCCTGCTCGTTGAGGAACTTCTTGAGGAATTCGCCGTCCTTGTAGTCTACATACTTGATGCCGAGCTTCTTGAAACGGCAGTATTTTTTCTTCTTGACGTCGACCGATACGGGGTTGAGGTAACGGATTTCCGACTGTGCCTTGTTTTCCTGTGCCATGGTTTACTCCTCCTGTTTGTTAGAAAGTTTTGCACGACGCTTCTCCGAGTACTCGACGGCGAATTTGTCCTGCTTGAAAGTCAAGAAACGGATCACGCGCTCGTCGCGGCGATACTGCGTTTCGAGGGTGTTGATCAGCGAGCCTTCGCCCGTGAACTCCA from uncultured Alistipes sp. carries:
- the rpsR gene encoding 30S ribosomal protein S18 yields the protein MAQENKAQSEIRYLNPVSVDVKKKKYCRFKKLGIKYVDYKDGEFLKKFLNEQGKILPRRLTGTSQKFQKKVAQAVKRARHLAILPFVTDCMK